In the Variovorax sp. S12S4 genome, one interval contains:
- a CDS encoding alpha/beta hydrolase, with protein sequence MTPMNWKLALLALPVFLTGCVQSMFYYPDRVRYETPDALGLRYEAVQFASADGTRLSGWFIPAASRQNPKDAKGTVVHFHGNAQNMSAHWRFVAWLPKQDFNVFVFDYRGYGESEGKPEPKGVFEDSNAALDHVRSRADIDPGRLFVFGQSLGGTNAVAAVGSGNRAGVKAAAIEATFYSYSSIASEKLPGAGLLVTDEYAASKYIAAVSPIPLLLIHGTADAVIPHSHSRRLLEAAREPKRLIEVAGAAHLEPMTHRFGTTYQRALVEFFDAALQSRQP encoded by the coding sequence TTCCTCACCGGCTGTGTTCAGTCGATGTTCTATTACCCCGACCGGGTGCGCTACGAAACGCCCGATGCGCTGGGGCTGCGATATGAGGCGGTGCAATTTGCCAGCGCCGACGGCACGCGCCTGAGCGGCTGGTTCATTCCCGCCGCAAGCCGCCAGAACCCGAAGGATGCCAAGGGCACGGTGGTGCATTTCCACGGCAACGCGCAGAACATGTCCGCGCACTGGCGCTTCGTTGCGTGGCTGCCGAAGCAGGACTTCAACGTGTTCGTGTTCGACTACCGCGGCTATGGCGAGTCCGAAGGCAAGCCGGAGCCCAAGGGCGTGTTCGAGGATTCCAATGCCGCGCTGGACCATGTGCGCTCGCGCGCCGACATCGACCCCGGGCGCCTTTTCGTCTTCGGCCAGAGCCTGGGCGGCACCAACGCCGTGGCGGCGGTGGGTTCGGGCAACCGGGCCGGCGTGAAGGCAGCGGCCATCGAAGCGACCTTTTATTCGTACTCATCGATTGCCAGCGAAAAGCTCCCGGGCGCCGGCCTTCTGGTAACTGACGAATACGCCGCATCGAAGTACATCGCGGCCGTTTCGCCGATTCCGCTGCTGCTCATCCATGGCACGGCCGATGCGGTGATTCCGCATTCGCATTCGCGCCGCCTGCTCGAAGCCGCACGCGAGCCCAAGCGGCTGATCGAAGTGGCCGGTGCCGCTCATCTGGAGCCCATGACCCATCGCTTCGGCACCACTTACCAGCGCGCGCTGGTCGAATTCTTCGACGCCGCGCTGCAATCACGGCAACCATGA
- a CDS encoding ornithine cyclodeaminase family protein, with protein MKHFDEIATREPLAFARLVPALRAAFAAEAQVPPRHVHSIETAGGNKGTVLIMPAWSDAGFLGIKTINVFPGNSARGLPGLHATYVLYDARTGVPLAMMDGNELTARRTAAASALGAAFLARADARRLLVVGTGRIARLLPAAHASVRPIDEVQVWNHRPEGAEALAAQWREEGLNARAVTALEAAVRQADIVSCATLATEPLVRGEWLSAGSHLDLIGSFTPAMREADARCFAGARTFIDTTEALQKAGELLDAMAVGTLRADEVQGTLAALCRGECAGRTSSGERTVFKAVGSALEDLTASTLVWRHAESTPA; from the coding sequence ATGAAGCACTTCGACGAAATCGCCACCCGCGAACCGCTGGCTTTTGCACGGCTCGTACCCGCGCTGCGAGCCGCCTTCGCCGCCGAGGCGCAGGTGCCACCGCGGCATGTGCACAGCATCGAGACGGCCGGCGGAAACAAGGGCACCGTGCTCATCATGCCGGCATGGAGCGACGCGGGGTTCCTCGGCATCAAGACCATCAACGTCTTTCCGGGCAACAGCGCGCGCGGCCTGCCCGGCCTGCATGCCACCTACGTGCTGTACGACGCGCGCACCGGCGTGCCGCTGGCGATGATGGACGGCAACGAGCTCACCGCGCGCCGCACGGCGGCCGCATCGGCGCTGGGCGCAGCGTTTCTGGCGCGGGCTGATGCACGCCGGCTGCTGGTGGTGGGCACCGGCCGCATCGCCAGGCTGCTGCCCGCCGCGCATGCGAGCGTGCGGCCCATCGACGAGGTGCAGGTGTGGAACCACCGGCCCGAAGGCGCCGAGGCCCTGGCCGCGCAGTGGCGCGAAGAGGGTTTGAATGCCCGTGCCGTCACCGCGCTCGAAGCGGCCGTGCGGCAAGCCGACATCGTGAGTTGCGCCACTCTCGCGACCGAGCCGCTGGTGCGCGGCGAATGGCTGAGCGCGGGCTCTCACCTGGACCTGATCGGCAGCTTCACCCCCGCCATGCGCGAGGCCGATGCCCGCTGCTTTGCGGGCGCGCGCACCTTCATCGACACCACCGAAGCATTGCAGAAAGCGGGCGAGCTGCTCGATGCAATGGCGGTCGGCACGCTGCGCGCCGATGAGGTGCAGGGCACGCTCGCCGCACTCTGCCGGGGCGAATGTGCGGGCCGCACAAGCAGCGGCGAGCGCACCGTTTTCAAGGCCGTGGGCAGCGCGCTCGAAGACCTGACGGCCTCCACGCTGGTCTGGCGGCATGCCGAATCGACGCCAGCCTAA
- a CDS encoding cytochrome c biogenesis protein DipZ, whose product MLILLIAYLGGVLTILSPCILPVLPFVFARADRPFRSHGLPMLVGMALAFAAVATLAAVGGGWIVTLNEYGRYAAIAMLALFGVTLLFPSVADRMTRPLVALGMRMSEPQGNAAPSAVFSPLMLGVGTGLLWAPCAGPILGLILTGAALNGASVGTSLLLLAYAAGACTSLAAALLFGGRVFSVMKRSLHGGEWVRRAAGAAVLVGVGAIALGLDTGLLARLSVGTTSALEQALVDKIKPGKPHGEPVAAQEDAGFVRVSDNRPAAVPARELRVEGNFPSLAGATEWINSPPLTPEALRGKVVLVDFWTYSCINCLRTLPYLNAWAEKYKDAGLVVLGVHTPEFAFEKRSANVRRATKDLGIGFPVATDNDFAIWRAFGNRAWPAFYFVDAEGRVRHHQFGEGRYDKAEQVIQQLLAEAGQARVPAGLVAPSGQGTQAQPGPEPALSGETYLGHERAHGFASPGGVVRDHAKVYQAASSLRTNQWALAGDWTVEAERAVLNSANGRIAYRFQARDLHLVLGPSANGKPVRFRVLVDGKPPLADHGADTDAQGYGVVDAQKLYQLVRQATNGTDGKDRLFEIEFLDAGAQAYAFTFG is encoded by the coding sequence ATGCTCATCCTCCTCATCGCCTACCTGGGCGGGGTGCTCACCATATTGAGCCCCTGCATCCTGCCGGTGCTGCCATTCGTGTTCGCACGCGCCGACCGCCCGTTTCGCTCGCACGGCCTGCCGATGCTGGTGGGCATGGCGCTGGCCTTTGCCGCCGTTGCCACCCTGGCGGCGGTGGGCGGCGGCTGGATCGTCACGCTCAACGAGTACGGGCGCTATGCCGCCATTGCGATGCTCGCGCTGTTCGGGGTGACGCTGCTGTTTCCAAGCGTCGCCGACCGCATGACCCGCCCCTTGGTGGCGCTGGGCATGCGCATGTCCGAGCCGCAAGGCAATGCGGCGCCGAGCGCGGTGTTTTCCCCGCTGATGCTGGGCGTGGGCACCGGCCTGCTCTGGGCACCGTGCGCGGGCCCGATCCTCGGCCTTATCCTGACCGGCGCGGCGCTCAATGGCGCGAGCGTGGGTACCTCGCTTCTGCTGCTGGCCTATGCCGCGGGTGCCTGCACGTCGCTGGCGGCCGCGCTGCTGTTCGGCGGGCGCGTGTTCTCGGTCATGAAGCGGTCGCTGCATGGCGGCGAATGGGTGCGGCGAGCCGCCGGCGCGGCCGTGCTGGTGGGCGTGGGCGCCATCGCGCTGGGGCTGGACACCGGCCTGCTCGCGCGCCTGTCGGTCGGCACCACCTCGGCGCTGGAGCAGGCGCTGGTGGACAAGATCAAGCCCGGCAAGCCGCATGGGGAGCCGGTTGCCGCGCAGGAAGACGCGGGCTTCGTGCGGGTGTCGGACAACCGCCCGGCCGCCGTGCCTGCGCGCGAACTCAGGGTCGAGGGCAACTTTCCTTCTCTGGCCGGCGCCACCGAATGGATCAACTCCCCGCCGCTCACGCCCGAGGCGCTGCGCGGCAAGGTGGTGCTGGTCGACTTCTGGACCTATTCGTGCATCAACTGCCTGCGCACGCTGCCCTACCTGAATGCATGGGCCGAGAAGTACAAGGACGCGGGCCTCGTCGTGCTGGGCGTCCACACGCCGGAGTTCGCGTTCGAAAAACGCTCGGCCAACGTGCGCCGCGCGACCAAGGACCTGGGCATCGGCTTTCCCGTAGCCACGGACAACGACTTCGCGATCTGGCGCGCCTTCGGCAACCGCGCCTGGCCCGCGTTCTACTTCGTCGATGCCGAGGGCCGTGTCCGCCATCACCAGTTCGGCGAGGGCCGCTACGACAAGGCCGAACAAGTCATCCAGCAACTGCTGGCCGAGGCCGGACAGGCTCGCGTGCCTGCCGGGCTGGTCGCTCCCTCGGGCCAGGGTACCCAGGCACAGCCCGGCCCCGAGCCCGCCTTGTCCGGCGAAACCTACCTGGGCCACGAGCGCGCGCACGGTTTTGCCTCGCCCGGCGGTGTGGTGCGAGATCATGCAAAGGTCTACCAGGCGGCTTCTTCGCTGCGCACCAATCAGTGGGCGCTGGCCGGCGACTGGACCGTGGAGGCCGAGCGCGCGGTGCTCAACAGTGCGAACGGCCGCATCGCCTATCGCTTTCAGGCGCGCGACCTGCACCTGGTGCTCGGCCCCTCGGCCAACGGCAAGCCGGTGCGCTTCAGGGTGCTGGTGGATGGCAAGCCGCCGCTGGCGGATCATGGCGCCGACACCGACGCGCAGGGCTATGGGGTCGTCGATGCGCAGAAGCTCTATCAGCTGGTGCGCCAAGCCACCAATGGGACTGACGGGAAAGACAGGCTGTTCGAGATCGAGTTTCTGGACGCGGGCGCGCAGGCCTACGCGTTCACCTTCGGCTGA
- a CDS encoding ATP-binding protein, which yields MPTPANPSANTARAANVANAAKGWRRLLPGSLFYRVTLIIVVGLAVAQLLTFAAIRYERNMALRELMMIGIERDIASSVAILDRLPAAERASWLDRLERRNYRFVLGGSAEGTEPGSPASRQFAAAIVEAMRPFEIVKVGEVAWPPEGLQIQVRLGDGSTVVVHARRVGMPVSGWVMWLLVVQLLVLAICAWYAVRLVTRPLAQLSAAADELGPDLKGQALAEDGPSEVAHAARAFNAMQQRIAGYMAERVEILAAISHDLQTPITRMRLRTDLMDNEHDREKFRQDLDAMNSLVREGVTYARTLHGATEPPLRIDADALLESMVADYEDVGQQVRLEGKAGAPIVSRPNALRRILMNLIDNALKFGTDVRVQVHAEGGKLVVAVLDNGPGIPPDELEAVLKPFYRVESSRNRSTGGTGLGLAIAHQLAMAMGAELTLNNRAEGGLEARLTLGTAPAH from the coding sequence ATGCCCACTCCTGCGAACCCTTCTGCGAACACGGCCCGTGCCGCGAATGTCGCGAATGCCGCCAAGGGGTGGCGCAGGCTGCTGCCGGGTTCGCTGTTCTACCGCGTGACGCTGATCATCGTGGTGGGCCTGGCCGTTGCGCAACTGCTCACTTTCGCCGCGATTCGCTACGAGCGGAACATGGCGCTTCGCGAGCTGATGATGATCGGCATCGAGCGCGACATCGCCAGCTCGGTCGCCATTCTCGACCGCCTTCCCGCGGCCGAGCGCGCAAGCTGGCTCGACCGGCTGGAGCGGCGCAACTACCGCTTTGTGCTGGGCGGCAGCGCGGAGGGTACCGAGCCCGGCTCGCCCGCTTCGCGCCAGTTTGCCGCCGCCATCGTGGAAGCGATGCGCCCGTTCGAGATCGTCAAGGTGGGAGAGGTGGCCTGGCCGCCCGAGGGGCTGCAGATCCAGGTGCGGCTGGGTGATGGGTCTACCGTGGTGGTGCATGCCAGGCGCGTGGGCATGCCTGTGTCGGGCTGGGTGATGTGGCTGCTGGTCGTTCAACTGCTGGTGCTGGCCATTTGCGCATGGTATGCGGTGAGGCTGGTCACGCGGCCGCTTGCGCAACTGTCCGCCGCCGCCGATGAGCTCGGGCCTGACCTCAAAGGCCAGGCGCTCGCGGAAGACGGGCCCAGCGAAGTTGCGCATGCGGCACGCGCGTTCAACGCCATGCAGCAGCGCATCGCCGGCTACATGGCCGAGCGCGTCGAGATCTTGGCGGCCATTTCGCACGACCTGCAGACGCCCATCACGCGCATGCGCCTTCGCACCGACCTGATGGACAACGAGCACGACCGCGAGAAGTTCCGGCAAGACCTGGACGCCATGAACTCCCTTGTGCGCGAGGGCGTTACCTACGCACGCACGCTGCACGGCGCGACCGAGCCGCCGCTGCGCATCGACGCCGACGCGCTGCTCGAGAGCATGGTGGCCGACTATGAAGACGTGGGCCAGCAGGTGCGGCTCGAAGGCAAGGCCGGCGCGCCCATCGTGAGCCGACCCAACGCGCTGCGCAGGATCTTGATGAACCTGATCGACAACGCGCTGAAGTTCGGCACCGACGTGCGCGTGCAGGTGCATGCCGAGGGCGGCAAGCTGGTGGTGGCCGTGCTCGACAACGGACCGGGCATTCCGCCCGACGAGCTCGAAGCGGTGCTCAAGCCCTTCTACCGCGTCGAGAGCTCGCGCAACCGCAGCACCGGCGGCACCGGCCTGGGCCTGGCCATTGCGCACCAGCTTGCCATGGCCATGGGCGCCGAGCTCACGCTGAACAACCGCGCCGAAGGCGGGCTGGAAGCCCGGCTCACGCTGGGCACCGCGCCCGCGCACTGA
- a CDS encoding organic hydroperoxide resistance protein: MTRIEKVLYTGKTHTSSGGRDGEARSSDGRLDIKLSSPGSAGAGTNPEQLFAAGWSACFIGAMGKAAGKMKVTLPSDLAVDAEVDLGMAGGEYFLQARLNVSLPGLDREVAQALTDAAHQTCPYSKATRGNIDVAINLV; this comes from the coding sequence ATGACCCGCATCGAAAAAGTCCTCTACACCGGCAAGACCCACACCTCTTCAGGCGGCCGCGACGGCGAAGCGCGCAGCTCCGACGGCCGCCTGGACATCAAGCTTTCTTCGCCCGGCAGCGCCGGCGCCGGCACCAACCCCGAGCAGCTGTTTGCCGCCGGCTGGTCCGCCTGCTTCATCGGCGCCATGGGCAAGGCGGCCGGCAAGATGAAGGTCACGCTGCCGTCCGACCTGGCGGTGGACGCGGAAGTCGACCTGGGCATGGCCGGCGGCGAGTATTTCTTGCAGGCGCGCCTGAACGTGAGCCTGCCGGGCCTGGACCGCGAAGTGGCACAGGCCCTGACCGACGCGGCGCACCAGACCTGCCCATACTCCAAGGCCACACGAGGCAACATCGACGTTGCCATCAACCTGGTGTGA
- a CDS encoding response regulator: protein MTPKTSDHILIVDDDREIRELLTTYLVKNGLRVVAVPTGRHMRAALEESGPFDLIILDLMLPGEDGLTLCRDLRTGKYKATPILMLTARSEEADRILGLEMGADDYLAKPFSARELLARLRAVMRRTRMLPPNMNAAEPAQKLAFGEWEVDTVARHLIDESGVMVALSGAEYRLLRVFLDHPQKVLSRDQLLSLTQGREAELFERSIDLLVSRLRQRLRDDAREPRYIKTVRSEGYVLASSVEAKD from the coding sequence ATGACACCCAAGACTTCCGATCACATCCTCATCGTCGACGACGACCGGGAAATCCGCGAGCTGCTCACCACCTACCTGGTGAAGAACGGCCTGCGGGTGGTTGCGGTGCCCACCGGGCGGCACATGCGCGCCGCGCTCGAGGAGTCGGGCCCGTTCGACCTGATCATTCTGGATTTGATGCTGCCCGGCGAAGACGGGCTCACGCTGTGCCGGGACCTTCGCACCGGCAAGTACAAGGCCACGCCCATCCTCATGCTGACCGCACGCAGCGAGGAGGCCGACCGCATCCTGGGCCTGGAGATGGGCGCCGACGACTACCTGGCCAAGCCCTTTTCGGCGCGCGAACTGCTCGCGCGGCTGCGCGCCGTGATGCGCCGCACCCGCATGCTGCCTCCCAACATGAATGCCGCCGAGCCGGCGCAGAAGCTGGCGTTCGGCGAGTGGGAGGTCGACACCGTGGCGCGCCACCTCATCGACGAAAGCGGCGTGATGGTGGCGCTGAGCGGCGCCGAGTACCGGCTGCTGCGCGTGTTTCTGGACCACCCGCAAAAGGTGCTGAGCCGCGACCAGTTGCTGAGCCTGACCCAGGGCCGCGAGGCCGAGCTCTTCGAGCGGTCCATCGACCTGCTCGTGAGCCGGCTGCGGCAGCGGCTGCGCGACGATGCGCGCGAGCCGCGCTACATCAAGACCGTGCGGAGCGAAGGCTACGTCCTCGCTTCGTCGGTCGAGGCGAAAGACTGA
- a CDS encoding thioredoxin family protein, whose translation MKLSLIAIGAAIAASVGALTFAAPRLGGDTPAGVVRPAPEFQNIDTWLNSPPLKLEALRGQVVLVDFWTYTCINCLNHLPHVKEWHEKYKDKGLTVVGVHTPEFAFEKSTKNVKDAIQRLQIKHAVAQDNSYGTWRAFNNQYWPAVYLIDKEGRIAYSHFGEGSYGATEKKIQALLAEPSAVAAAASAPGGSAK comes from the coding sequence ATGAAGCTCTCCCTCATTGCCATCGGTGCGGCCATTGCCGCATCGGTGGGCGCCTTGACGTTTGCCGCGCCACGGCTCGGCGGCGACACGCCCGCGGGCGTGGTGCGCCCCGCGCCGGAGTTCCAGAACATCGACACATGGCTCAACTCGCCACCGCTCAAGCTCGAAGCGCTGCGCGGCCAGGTGGTGCTGGTCGACTTCTGGACCTACACCTGCATCAACTGCCTCAACCACCTGCCGCACGTGAAGGAGTGGCACGAGAAGTACAAGGACAAGGGCCTGACCGTGGTGGGCGTGCACACGCCCGAGTTCGCGTTCGAGAAATCGACGAAGAACGTGAAGGACGCCATCCAGCGCCTGCAGATCAAGCACGCCGTAGCGCAGGACAACAGCTACGGCACCTGGCGGGCCTTCAACAACCAGTACTGGCCCGCTGTGTACCTGATCGACAAGGAGGGGCGCATCGCCTACTCGCACTTTGGCGAAGGCAGCTACGGCGCCACCGAGAAGAAGATCCAGGCGCTGCTTGCGGAACCTTCGGCCGTTGCGGCCGCTGCCTCGGCGCCGGGCGGGAGCGCCAAATGA
- the soxR gene encoding redox-sensitive transcriptional activator SoxR, translating into MKKSKPAEPPDFSATLSVGEVAQRSGVPVSTLHFYESKGLIASHRAPSNHRRYARDVLRRVAFIRVAQRVGIALADIADALATLPTSAAPSRADWARLSAAWRAELDERMAQLKKLRDTLDDCIGCGCLSIDRCRLRNPADKLASQGPGARRLMVRLEPAQD; encoded by the coding sequence ATGAAGAAATCCAAGCCAGCAGAACCGCCCGACTTTTCCGCCACCCTTTCGGTGGGCGAGGTCGCGCAGCGCAGTGGGGTGCCCGTGTCCACCCTTCATTTCTACGAGTCGAAGGGGCTCATTGCGAGCCATCGGGCGCCGAGCAACCACCGCCGCTATGCACGTGACGTACTCCGGCGGGTGGCCTTCATCCGCGTGGCGCAGCGCGTCGGCATTGCGCTGGCCGACATTGCCGACGCCCTTGCCACGCTCCCCACCTCCGCCGCGCCCAGCCGAGCCGACTGGGCACGGCTTTCGGCCGCGTGGCGCGCAGAGCTGGACGAGCGCATGGCCCAGCTCAAGAAGCTGCGCGACACGCTGGACGACTGCATCGGCTGCGGCTGCCTGTCCATCGACCGATGCCGCCTCCGCAATCCCGCCGACAAGCTGGCATCGCAAGGGCCGGGCGCACGCCGACTGATGGTCAGGCTCGAGCCCGCGCAAGACTGA
- the pcaF gene encoding 3-oxoadipyl-CoA thiolase — MTNQAFICDAVRTPFGRYGGSLSSVRTDDLGAVPLKALMERNKNVDWQAVSDVLYGCANQAGEDNRNVARMSALLAGLPIELGGATINRLCGSGLDAVGTAARAIRAGEAGLMIAGGVESMSRAPFVMPKAESAFSRNNAVYDTTIGWRFVNKLMKAQYGVDSMPETAENVATDYKIEREAQDLMALNSQLRAVASQKSGFFDAEIVPVTVPQKKGDALIVNKDEHPRETSLESLAKLKGVVRPDGTVTAGNASGVNDGACALLLADEASAAKHGLTPRARVVGMATAGVAPRVMGIGPAPATQKVLALTGLTIDQIDVIELNEAFAAQGLAVLRLLGLKDDDARVNINGGAIALGHPLGASGARLATTAVNQLHKGGGRYALCTMCIGVGQGIAVILERV; from the coding sequence ATGACCAACCAAGCCTTCATCTGCGACGCCGTTCGTACCCCCTTCGGCCGCTACGGCGGTTCGCTCAGCAGCGTGCGCACCGACGACCTCGGCGCCGTGCCCCTCAAGGCGCTGATGGAACGCAACAAGAACGTCGACTGGCAAGCCGTGAGCGATGTGCTCTACGGCTGCGCCAACCAGGCCGGCGAAGACAACCGCAACGTCGCGCGCATGTCGGCGCTGCTGGCGGGCCTGCCTATCGAGCTCGGCGGCGCCACCATCAACCGCTTGTGCGGCTCGGGCCTCGATGCGGTGGGCACCGCGGCGCGCGCCATCCGCGCCGGTGAAGCCGGGCTGATGATCGCCGGCGGCGTGGAAAGCATGAGCCGGGCACCGTTTGTCATGCCCAAGGCCGAAAGCGCCTTCAGCCGCAACAACGCGGTGTACGACACCACCATCGGCTGGCGCTTCGTCAACAAGCTCATGAAGGCGCAGTACGGCGTCGACTCCATGCCCGAGACGGCCGAGAACGTGGCCACCGACTACAAGATCGAGCGCGAGGCGCAAGACCTGATGGCGCTCAACTCGCAACTGCGCGCCGTGGCCTCGCAGAAGTCCGGCTTCTTCGACGCCGAGATCGTGCCCGTGACCGTGCCGCAGAAGAAGGGCGATGCGCTCATCGTCAACAAGGACGAGCATCCGCGCGAAACCAGCCTGGAATCGCTCGCCAAGCTCAAGGGCGTGGTGCGCCCCGACGGCACCGTGACCGCCGGCAACGCCAGCGGCGTGAACGACGGCGCCTGCGCGCTGCTGCTGGCCGACGAAGCCAGCGCCGCCAAGCACGGGCTCACACCGCGCGCCCGCGTGGTCGGCATGGCCACCGCCGGCGTTGCGCCGCGCGTGATGGGCATCGGCCCCGCGCCTGCCACTCAAAAGGTGCTGGCGCTCACCGGCCTCACCATCGACCAGATCGACGTCATCGAACTCAACGAAGCCTTCGCGGCCCAGGGCCTTGCCGTGCTGCGCCTGCTCGGCCTGAAGGACGACGACGCGCGCGTCAACATCAACGGCGGCGCCATTGCGCTCGGCCATCCGCTGGGCGCCAGCGGCGCGCGCCTTGCCACCACCGCGGTGAACCAGCTGCATAAGGGCGGCGGACGCTATGCGCTGTGCACCATGTGCATCGGCGTGGGGCAGGGCATTGCCGTGATCCTGGAACGCGTCTGA
- a CDS encoding 3-oxoacid CoA-transferase subunit B yields MNMSSTYQRRTKDQLAARVAQDIFDGAVVNLGIGQPTLVANHLPAGREVILQSENGILGMGPAPAAGEEDYDLINAGKQPVTLLPGGSFFHHADSFAMMRGGHLDICVLGAFQVSATGDLANWHTGEKDAIPAVGGAMDLAIGAKQTWVMMDLLTKQGVSKLVQECTYPLTGIGCVKRVYSDLATLECTPQGLKLVDLVDGLSREELEKLVGLPIAA; encoded by the coding sequence ATGAACATGAGCAGCACTTACCAACGTCGCACCAAGGACCAGCTCGCCGCCCGCGTGGCGCAGGACATCTTCGACGGCGCCGTCGTCAACCTGGGCATCGGCCAGCCCACGCTCGTGGCCAACCACCTGCCAGCAGGCCGCGAGGTCATCCTGCAAAGCGAGAACGGCATTCTCGGCATGGGCCCCGCGCCCGCGGCCGGCGAAGAAGACTACGACCTCATCAATGCCGGCAAGCAGCCCGTCACGCTGCTGCCGGGCGGCTCGTTCTTTCACCATGCCGACAGCTTCGCGATGATGCGCGGCGGCCATCTCGACATTTGCGTGCTCGGCGCCTTCCAGGTGTCGGCCACGGGCGACCTTGCCAACTGGCACACCGGCGAGAAAGACGCCATTCCCGCTGTCGGCGGTGCCATGGACCTGGCCATCGGCGCCAAGCAGACCTGGGTGATGATGGACCTGCTCACCAAGCAGGGCGTGAGCAAGCTGGTGCAGGAATGCACCTATCCGCTCACCGGCATCGGCTGCGTGAAGCGGGTGTACTCCGACCTTGCTACGCTCGAATGCACGCCCCAGGGCCTGAAGCTCGTCGACCTGGTCGACGGCCTCAGCCGAGAAGAACTCGAGAAGCTCGTGGGCCTTCCCATTGCCGCCTGA
- a CDS encoding 3-oxoacid CoA-transferase subunit A, with protein MINKIARSVADALEGIQDGATVLIGGFGTAGIPGELIDGLVEQGAKDLTVVNNNAGNGETGLAALLKAGRVRKIICSFPRQADSQVFDGLYRSGKLELELVPQGNLAERIRAAGAGIGAFFCPTGYGTQLAGDRETREIDGKQYVLEYPIHGDVALIKAERGDRWGNLVYRKAARNFGPVMAMASKKTIATVHDIAELGTLDPETVVTPGIFVHQVVRIERVATQAGGFKKAA; from the coding sequence ATGATCAACAAGATCGCGCGCTCGGTCGCCGATGCCCTTGAAGGCATCCAGGACGGCGCCACGGTTCTCATCGGCGGCTTCGGCACCGCCGGCATTCCCGGCGAACTCATCGACGGCCTCGTCGAGCAGGGCGCCAAGGACCTCACCGTCGTCAACAACAACGCCGGCAACGGCGAAACCGGCCTGGCCGCGCTGCTCAAGGCCGGCCGCGTGCGCAAGATCATTTGCAGCTTTCCGCGCCAGGCCGACAGCCAGGTGTTCGACGGGCTCTACCGCAGCGGCAAGCTCGAGCTCGAACTGGTGCCCCAGGGCAACCTGGCAGAGCGCATTCGCGCGGCGGGCGCCGGCATTGGCGCCTTCTTCTGCCCGACGGGCTACGGCACGCAACTCGCTGGCGACCGCGAAACGCGAGAGATCGACGGCAAGCAATATGTGCTGGAGTACCCCATCCACGGCGACGTGGCGCTCATCAAGGCCGAGCGCGGCGACCGCTGGGGCAACCTGGTCTACCGCAAGGCCGCGCGCAACTTCGGCCCCGTGATGGCCATGGCTTCGAAGAAGACCATTGCCACCGTGCACGACATTGCCGAACTCGGCACGCTCGACCCCGAGACCGTCGTGACGCCGGGCATCTTCGTGCACCAGGTGGTGCGCATCGAACGCGTGGCGACGCAAGCCGGCGGCTTCAAGAAGGCAGCATGA